One Triticum dicoccoides isolate Atlit2015 ecotype Zavitan chromosome 4B, WEW_v2.0, whole genome shotgun sequence genomic window carries:
- the LOC119294546 gene encoding protein VAPYRIN-like, producing MDRLVIPEPTNEVVVRVEPGRPAKGELTLRNAMHTMPVAFRLQPAVRGRFAVRPHTGILAPLAAVTVEVLYMASEAPDGPGGGGSRGEDAFLLHSVVAPGASVREPVSALDSVNPEWFSAKKKQVFVDSGIRASFVGAEVAARLVATGAVEALREVLDRSDPAWRAADAEDESGSTLLDLAVGLGRADIVQVLLEYGADADKPSRGRTPLEIAAASGECLIAELLLANGAKHAGSDALHVAAAAGHDDVLKLLLGKPASASPRSSSSSASFSGSFTSIDAAGREGKTPLRLAAEGGRREAVKALLAAGARADTRCGTDGGTALHAAARRGDEAVARLILAHGVAGTASVRDAKGKTAYETAAEEGHTGRIMDFLGLGEAILAAARKGEARAVRRAADGGASVEGRDAHGWTPLMRAAFKGRADAVRDLIERGVDVEACDAEGYTALHCAAEAGRSDVVDILLKAGANARAATAKGRTAAASAAVTGKAKVVRLLEKAGGVGRKGASEKASPAVAKGGSMDRRRRGRKGSSGAIRFGGGKEGYEAATVTVGWSH from the coding sequence ATGGACCGGCTGGTGATCCCGGAGCCGACGAACGAGGTGGTGGTGCGGGTGGAgccggggcggccggccaagggggagCTGACGCTGCGCAACGCCATGCACACCATGCCCGTCGCCTTCCGCCTGCAGCCGGCCGTGAGGGGCCGCTTCGCCGTGCGCCCGCACACCGGGATCCTGGCGCCGCTCGCCGCGGTCACCGTCGAGGTGCTCTACATGGCCTCGGAGGCGCCCGACGGGCCTGGCGGGGGAGGCAGCCGCGGGGAGGACGCCTTCTTGCTGCACAGCGTGGTGGCGCCCGGCGCCTCGGTCAGGGAGCCCGTCTCTGCGCTGGACTCCGTGAACCCTGAGTGGTTCTCCGCGAAGAAGAAGCAGGTGTTCGTGGACAGCGGCATCCGGGCGTCCTTCGTGGGCGCCGAGGTCGCGGCGCGCCTCGTCGCCACCGGGGCCGTCGAGGCGCTCAGGGAGGTGCTCGACCGCAGCGACCCCGCGTGGCGCGCCGCGGACGCCGAGGACGAGTCCGGGAGCACGCTGCTCGACCTCGCGGTCGGCCTCGGCCGCGCGGACATCGTCCAGGTGCTCCTCGAGTACGGCGCCGACGCCGACAAGCCCAGCCGCGGGAGGACACCCCTCGAGATTGCTGCGGCCTCCGGCGAGTGCCTCATCGCGGAGCTCCTCCTCGCCAACGGAGCCAAGCACGCCGGCTCCGACGCGCTCcacgtggccgccgcggccggacACGACGATGTCTTGAAGCTGCTTCTCGGAAAGCCCGCGTCTGCTTCTCCccgctcatcctcctcctccgcttCCTTCTCCGGTTCCTTCACCTCCATCGACGCGGCGGGGAGGGAGGGCAAGACACCTCTGCGGCTGGCGGCGGAGGGTGGCCGGCGGGAAGCGGTGAAGGCGCTCCTCGCGGCGGGCGCGAGGGCCGACACGAGGTGCGGCACGGACGGCGGCACCGCCCTCCACGCCGCGGCAAGGCGGGGCGACGAGGCCGTCGCCCGCCTGATCCTGGCGCACGGCGTGGCCGGCACGGCCTCGGTGCGCGACGCGAAAGGCAAGACGGCCTACGAAACCGCAGCCGAGGAGGGCCACACCGGGCGGATCATGGACTTCCTAGGGCTCGGCGAGGCGATCCTGGCGGCCGCGCGGAAGGGTGAGGCCCGGGCCGTCCGTCGGGCCGCGGACGGCGGCGCGTCCGTGGAAGGGCGGGACGCGCACGGGTGGACACCGCTGATGCGCGCCGCGTTCAAGGGGCGCGCCGACGCGGTGCGCGACCTCATCGAGCGGGGCGTCGACGTGGAGGCGTGCGACGCCGAGGGCTACACGGCGCTGCACTGCGCCGCCGAGGCGGGGCGCTCGGACGTGGTGGACATCCTCCTAAAGGCCGGGGCCAACGCTAGGGCAGCAACGGCGAAGGGGAGGACGGCCGCGGCATCTGCAGCGGTGACAGGCAAGGCCAAGGTGGTGCGGCTGCTTGAGAAGGCTGGCGGGGTCGGGCGGAAGGGTGCCAGCGAGAAGGCGTCGCCGGCGGTGGCCAAGGGCGGGAGCATGGACAGGCGgcggagggggaggaaggggagcagCGGCGCCATACGGTTCGGTGGCGGGAAGGAGGGGTACGAAGCCGCCACGGTCACCGTCGGGTGGTCCCACTAG